In candidate division KSB1 bacterium, a genomic segment contains:
- a CDS encoding PD40 domain-containing protein has translation MKKFTLLLIILSLSTYSIAQVTVEIASQPKQLTPEDEYFMRPTWSSNGQFLAFTTQNYHGIWVMALATGNVTKLVEKEGSGYKFAWSPDGLYIVYRARNSENKKTKHSIELVQIHTKEVEIIEKPSKRVGNPQWGHNNSSLFYTINHKLKQYTTGIFTESALKKPLPGSDRYLAFLENQKLQLAPLKDTLDHRIHLPSENVINPSLSPDSRKIMYEVYGGDLTIFDLFTGKSNSFGNGYRAVWSPDGNWISYMVTEDDGHTYLSSDIVIANVDGKNVMKITKTNDLLEMNPAWSPDGLSLAFDEHKTGIIYEIDLNL, from the coding sequence ATGAAAAAATTTACCCTTCTTTTAATTATTTTATCACTGAGTACATACTCGATCGCTCAAGTTACAGTTGAGATAGCTAGCCAACCAAAGCAACTAACTCCCGAAGACGAATATTTTATGAGACCGACTTGGTCATCCAATGGCCAATTTCTCGCTTTCACCACCCAAAACTATCATGGTATTTGGGTTATGGCATTGGCCACCGGGAACGTTACTAAATTAGTAGAAAAAGAAGGTTCCGGGTATAAATTTGCATGGTCGCCGGATGGGTTGTATATAGTCTACAGAGCTCGAAATTCGGAAAATAAAAAAACAAAACATAGTATTGAGCTGGTTCAAATCCATACTAAGGAAGTTGAGATTATCGAAAAACCTTCTAAACGGGTAGGTAATCCTCAATGGGGTCATAATAATTCTTCATTATTTTACACGATAAACCATAAACTAAAACAATATACTACCGGAATTTTTACCGAATCTGCACTAAAAAAACCGCTACCTGGTTCGGATAGGTACCTTGCTTTTTTGGAAAATCAAAAACTTCAACTTGCACCACTAAAAGATACATTGGATCATCGGATTCACCTTCCTTCGGAAAACGTGATCAATCCTTCACTATCGCCGGATAGCCGTAAAATCATGTATGAAGTATACGGTGGTGATTTAACGATTTTTGATTTGTTTACAGGCAAAAGTAATTCTTTTGGTAATGGGTATCGAGCGGTTTGGTCTCCTGATGGAAATTGGATTAGTTATATGGTTACCGAAGATGACGGCCATACTTATTTGTCTTCAGACATTGTTATTGCTAATGTCGATGGGAAAAATGTTATGAAAATAACTAAAACAAATGATTTGTTGGAAATGAATCCCGCATGGTCACCCGACGGTTTATCCTTGGCTTTTGATGAACATAAGACTGGAATTATTTATGAAATTGATCTCAACCTATAA
- a CDS encoding DUF2914 domain-containing protein, producing MSEKLNHYIEQSVAFFNRYKKYAPLILFFGGFAWDSVTLTRIDRVFDNVILFLYFLLAGIFILLSSLHDKNRIKKTILLKYSNYYSHALQFTLGALFSAYVVFYFKSAALTKNWLFFGILVLLLVANEFLENRLTNLYLVFSLYFLAAFSFLIFFIPVVTKKMTVFTFLAGGVLSFLYIVGFIYLLYRKAFVITKRDAKLICLPVGTLFLLLNLFYYLNWIPPVPLSLKSGAIYRHVKKIDNQYEISYEKPKWFKFWKKSDNPFHYAEGDTVFCFTSIFAPTQLKKNMIHHWQKYFPNREEWVTTDRISYVITGGREGGFRGLTYKVNVSPGKWRIDVETEQQQMLGRIGFEIEPVKEKISDLKVIMK from the coding sequence ATGAGCGAAAAACTGAATCATTATATTGAGCAATCCGTTGCATTTTTTAACCGATACAAAAAATATGCACCACTCATCCTTTTTTTTGGTGGTTTCGCCTGGGATAGTGTGACACTCACGCGAATAGATCGTGTCTTTGACAATGTGATCTTATTTCTCTATTTTCTTCTAGCCGGAATTTTTATCTTATTATCTTCTCTGCATGATAAGAACCGAATAAAAAAAACCATTCTTTTAAAATATAGCAACTATTATTCTCATGCACTGCAATTTACTCTTGGTGCTTTGTTCAGTGCCTACGTTGTTTTTTATTTCAAAAGCGCAGCACTGACTAAAAATTGGCTATTCTTTGGAATATTGGTTCTGCTATTAGTGGCAAACGAATTCCTGGAAAATCGCTTGACCAACCTCTATCTGGTCTTTTCACTCTACTTTTTAGCCGCTTTTTCATTCTTGATTTTTTTCATCCCTGTGGTAACAAAAAAAATGACAGTGTTTACATTTTTAGCAGGGGGAGTCCTTAGTTTTTTGTATATTGTTGGATTTATTTACCTTCTATATCGTAAGGCATTCGTTATCACCAAGCGAGATGCAAAACTAATTTGTTTGCCAGTGGGGACGTTATTTTTATTGCTTAACCTGTTTTATTATCTCAATTGGATTCCCCCGGTTCCGTTATCGTTAAAATCGGGAGCAATATATCGTCATGTAAAAAAAATCGATAATCAATATGAAATTAGTTATGAAAAACCAAAATGGTTCAAATTTTGGAAAAAATCTGATAACCCCTTCCATTATGCAGAAGGTGATACTGTCTTTTGTTTTACGTCAATATTTGCACCAACACAATTAAAAAAGAATATGATTCACCACTGGCAAAAATATTTCCCGAATAGGGAGGAATGGGTTACAACGGATAGAATTAGCTATGTAATCACTGGGGGTAGAGAGGGTGGTTTTCGTGGTTTAACTTACAAAGTAAATGTTTCCCCGGGAAAATGGAGGATTGATGTCGAAACAGAACAACAGCAAATGTTGGGGCGAATCGGCTTTGAGATAGAACCTGTTAAAGAAAAAATATCAGATTTAAAAGTCATTATGAAATGA